The genomic segment acactcaGGGGCTCACCCTGGGGAGGTTCCCACCCTGCAGGCAAAGCCAGCAAAGAATCACCAACCCAAGCCCTCCTCACAAAGCTGCTTCTGATCCCACAGAACTGCTCAGCTGCCCACAGGGAGCTCCCTTTGCTTTAACTCTGTAAAAACTTCCCGAGatgctgtgtgtgttttgtgaAAGGTGAACGCTGTGTTAGATTTGTATCTCCAGTCATGTCACATAATTTATAGCAGATTTCTTTCCACCCTGACTGGATTTTCCAGTAGAGTGTGAAATGACAGATTTTGGGGAAGGCATAATTAAATTTCAACATGTTACagaataaacaacaacaacaacaaaaaaatctcatttttcaatATGAGGGAATGAAAAGCAACcactgaggaaaaataaaacagagaagtTTTCTCCATTGTGCATGAACATATGTGAAATAAAACACCTGTTAGTTAATTAGGAGtacaaattgtatttttatttacctGGGATTTGTACATATTTACTAATAATTTCCCCCAGTGTTCTCCAAAgtaatattaaatttaattgGTGCATCCTGTCCCGTGTAACCCTGTTACCTCTTCAaggcaggcactgccagctgtgCACCCTGGCTGCTGGATTCCATTATAATGCCCATTAAATAACTTGTATTTCTGGAATCTGTTACAGATGGCAATTCGAGATATTGAAGCAATTCTAGGAgttacagcagaaaacaaactgaGATTGGAAGAAGAGCAACCTTGGGAAGCAGATGCTCTGAAAGAATAGTTAACAGAAAATGTTCAAGTGCCTCATTCCTTATGCTTCTGGAAATGCTTCCTCGTCTGTAAGAACAggtttggttttccttctgAGCTGGTGTGTGAAGCAGCATCAACTGAGACAGAAAAtctctgtggctgggagcagcctggcatggTGGAAGGTGTTGGATCTGgaggatttttaaaatcccttccaactcaaagtATTCCATGGTTCTTTTGCCTGTAAATGCTTTAATTTAAACCCCACTTCATCAGTAATCCCAGCaattcctctgcagagccatcTCTATTGTTatgctgcttttgctgttaTCTAAAGACTTTTGCAGCAGTTCTTTCGTGGTCATTTTCAAGTTATCAAAAAGAACAGTAATAGCACTAATTCATCAATAGAATTCTCCCTGCACTGTGATTCCCAGAATTCCATCACTTTTGCAGTGTCCATCTTTATTTTGGACACTGGTGACCCTTTTGGTCACAACTTCTCTGCACTGTTGTTAAAGGACATTATATTTGTAAAATCATCTTTATCCATCAAATCTTTAATATCCCAACAGACAACACACTCCACATTTTACCAAGGAAGAGCAGATCTCACTGCATGGAGCTTTTATCCTAGGAATGGCAAATATCCTTGGGATTAGTTCCCAAAAAGCTCAGGCCAAACCAGTTTTACCACAAATACTAAACAAGACCAAGCAGTTGCACGAGATCAGCACCCAGTTTTCCTGACAGCAGATCTTTGATCCCTCAGCATGACacattattttctgtgttttttctcttctacttTGATCACAGAATTAATTCATTGCTGATGAAAACATTTGCATAAATGCTGGTTACTGCTTCAAATAAAAACCCACAGGAGTATTTTTAACTCCtggttttattgctgttttacATCAGCGTGGTGCTGGGTTTGGACAGCCCACAGAGACTTTGCCAAGGTGGAATTTAGCTGCACTTGAGCTGGTTTGCAAAGGGTTAAGGCAAAGGAAGCCTTGATCCAAGCCAGAACAACATAAGGTCTGAGAGGCTCATTAGTTCACTGGCACTTGATAGACTGCAGTGTCCTGGGAGGAAATGGAACCTGCACTTCCCTCTGCCTTTGTTCTGCCCCGACAAAAGAAAACTGTACCTGTTCCTGCAGGAAACAAGTGACCTGAAAGTTCCCGTGGTGAGAGGGATTTCACAGCGTGTGCAAAGTGTGAAATGTGTTTtgagggggggggaaaaagaaagtttttaatTACTACTAACACTTCTGAGCCTTGAGCTGATGGAAGGATTGAAAACTGCTCTGCAGTCTCTCACAGCCAGCTCCCATGCTGCTGGTGCCAAAAATGTGGGTTTTAGCAATGCTgcagatttaaaattaaattataacgTTGTTAAAAAGTCAGGAATATATTCTGCTCACCCTACTGGATTATTTATTCCCACTCATTAAAAGAGTAATAGAGTTGTTGAACTGTAGATTGAATTCAGAACGTGAAATggatgggaagaaaaacagaacaagtgTGAAGCAAAAGATTAAAGGTGGCCCAAGTGTGGCTTCCCATcagaaactgccccaaaaaatGCCAGGTTTGGGCAAAAGCTGGAGCTGGCTCCATcagaaactgccccaaaaaatGCCAGGTTTGGGCAAAAGCTGGAGCTGGCTCCATcagaaactgccccaaaaaatGCCAGGTTTGGGCAAAAGCTGGAGCTGGCTCCATCAGAAACTGCCCCCAAAAATGCCAAGTTTGGGCAAAAGCTGGAGCTGGCTCCAcagaaactgccccaaaaaatGCCAGGTTTGGGCAAAAGCTGGAGCTGGCTCCATcagaaactgccccaaaaaatGCCAGGTTTGGGCAAAAGCTGGAGCTGGCTCCATcagaaactgccccaaaaaatGCCAGGTTTGGGCAAAAGCTGGAGCTGGCTCCAcagaaactgccccaaaaaatGCCAGGTTTGGGCaaaagctggagctggcagctcagctgcagggagtGCAGGAATGCCCGTGGAAGCAGGTGAGGGCCAGCAGGTTTGGCAGCAACTGCAGAGGATGCAGACAATTAAAATGAAGGATTTGTGCTCCCCAGGAGTCGGAGCTGGAAATGGAGATGTTTGTTTAACTGGCAGCACTTGGTGGATTTTGTTTGAGCCAGAAttcagtgcagcacagagcaggtcaTTCTCCTGAAAGAGCTACCTGGAGCTGATGAGACTGGAAACTGGGTCTCTTGTTTTAGGTAGTTGGGTTTAAAGCCCTGggtaaaagaaataaaaaaagcttttagcCCACATTTCCACATTTAGAATGACAACTctgagcacagagaaaaaaaaaaaaaaaggcagtttatCAACACAACAACTTCCAGATGtcttctgaaatgaaatgttcaCCCTCCCTCTTTCCTGGAATATCTCCAGCACCTCAAGATCAGGAGAATTCATCACCTTCCCTCTAGGTTAAGGTAACAAATCCCTGCATTTTTAAGGCTATCCTTAAAACTTCATACAAAATCCATTTAACAAGGGGATACTGTAGCTCTGAGGCAGCCCCTGTTACATTGTACAGATCCTCTGTATTTCATTTTAGATTCCAGATTTCATTCTATTGATGAAGAACAAAAGATTAAGAACTACAATCATTGACAACCTTCATTAATGTAATTAATGAAACACAACAGCATTGTATCACTTTTAAGGTTCAATACTTTATTTCAACCCTTCAGCACAATACCACATTCCAACTTTTCTATCCTCAGCCACCACTAAAGAAAGATATTAGAGCTAAACTACATGCTCTATTAATTACAGGGAGGTGAACTTGAAGGGGAAATTTGTTGCTGGTGATGATTAATAATTACTTGTTCTACACACATGTACAGTAAATAATCAGGGCATATTGTTGGGTAGTAACTGATTAATTAGCATGTTCATACTGGATAGCTCCATGGTCTAAGATTGCTGAGTTTGAGATATTGCTTGCaattattgaaagaaaaaatctgtttccatTTCTCAGTTTTCTGGACGTTTCCCCCCCTCTCAAATAGAATGTTAAATGGTTCAAAACCTTAgcttttaattagaaaaatggaatataggctgtgccctggcccagcctgaggccgttccctctcctcctgtccctgatcCCAGGCCGgccccccggctgtcccctcctgtcaggagctgtgcagagccacaatgTCCCCCCgatcccccttttctccaggctgagccccttcccagctccctcagcctctcctggggctccagacccttcccagctccgttccctgccctggacactctccagcccctcagtgtccttcCCGAACGAGGGGCCCAGACCGGGGGGAATTCCCTTCCATTCCCGGGCCGCTCTGTTCCCGGGGCCATTCCCTCTCCATTCCCGGGCGATCCCGGACCGTTGTCCGGCTCCGTTCTCTCTCAATTCCCGGACGATTCCTGCTCCGTTCCCGCTCGGTTCCCGCCCCCGGGCGGCGCAGGCGCGCTGCGGGCGCAGGCGCGGAGCCCCGCGGGATGCGGGCGCTGCTGCGGCGGCTGCACGGCGCGGCCGTGGCGCTGCTGCTGTGGCGGGGCCGCGCTCCgtccccggcccggcccgccgcctCCGAGGTGCTGAGCCAGCACCTGCGGCAGCGCCGCCTGCCCCACTGGACCTCCTTCTGCGTCAAGTACAGCGCGGTGCACAACGACCAGTTCGGCCTCTCGCACTTCAACTGGCCCGTGGACGGCGCCAACTACCTGGTGCTGCGCACCGGCTGCTTCCCCTTCATCAAGTACCACTGCTCCCGTGCCGCGCCGCAGGACCTGGCGCTGCAGGACGCCTTCTTCACCGCCCTCAAGGTGCTCAACGCCGGTGAGTCCGGCCCGGAGCGGCGGCCTCAGGGGGACGGGACCGCGGCTCGCACCGGGCAGCTCCGCTCCCTCTCCgtctccttctctttccctttctcactgtctttcctcaccttctcctctctttccccGTCCCTcaccttctcctctctttccccgtccctcacctcctcctttctttctcctttccctcactttctcctctctttccctgtccctcaccttcCCTCTTACCCTGTCcccctctttctcctctctttcccctATCCCTcaccttctcctctctttctcctttccctcactttttcctctattttccccattcctctctttctcctttccctcactttttcctctattttccccattcctctctttctctcctgtcctctctttttctcctttcccctctcctccgTCTCTTTCCCCCTCGCCCTtactcctctctctccctgtctctctccccttctttccctttccttctcctttccgCCCCCGCTGTCCCTCTCCCGGCGTTCGGGGCCGTGTGCCCAGGCCGGGCAGAGCCGTACCCGGCCCTGTGGGGGTTTGGCCGGGCTGGTGTGGCTCTGAGCCCTGTGACAGGCACGGATCGCGCTGGAGGGGTTTCAGCCGCTCTCGCCTTTGGCAGGGAGCgttttccagctgaaatccGAGTGCCGGGAGGAACTTTGTCCTCTGAGCAATTCTGGAGTGAAACTCTTGCAGGCAGTGCTTGGATCCTAACGTGCTGCTGGAATAGAAGCCCTTGTAATGAAAGGCTTTATTAGCACCTTATTAATATAAAAGTAGATACAGTTAAGTTTTGAAGTATATTATTCCAGAACTTTGGCTGCAGATTCAATGCTTATTTGAATGCCAGCATTGATAGTGCCAGTGCCATAACATTTCAtgcattctttattttcatatttaatttcttaaaatttccttttttatttcacaagCCTTCAGTGACTTTTTCAAAACGTGTCTGCTGCTCTTAATTTTCTGACCTTTCCAGGCTGATGTAGTGAGAAAATATAATCACAAAGATTGATTTCTTAATAGCTCctttaaatctgattttctttttccttccaccCAGTCACACCTTTGTTTTTCTCACAACTACCCTTCATGTTTCATACTTAAATGATtggaaaacattatttaaaaggCAATTTATTTCCCTCAGAATCCTGCTTAAGCACTTAGCTTCAAGCATGTTAAATTTGGTGTTTCTGAACTCAGGGCCTAAATCCAGCTCTGTTTCTTCATCTGTCATAAATAGAATATTGTCTGTAATAGATGGATAAATTGGCAAGGCTAAAACATGTCactttaaatatataaatatatatatatatatatataaaccttTTTGCCCATTacagttctgttggagctggtaGTTTTTGACTGActttccccagagcagcttcaTGTTGATCTATGGATTCACTgcctatttttttaatttctgctctgACATAGATTCCAGTAACTTCAGCGGATATTCTGGGAGTTGGGGTTTAGTATTTgaagataaatatatatatttaatcaCTAGAAATCATGTATTCATGGCAATGTTTTGCTTCTTTCATGTTGTTCTCctcctgatttctttttctaataatTCCTGCATTTTCGTGCTTCCTGCCTCGTGCCAGCAGGAGAGGTGTTGATGCACTGATGGCTGTATTTAAATAAAGACCACATATTTCTAAGGCAGCTTTTCCAGAGGTACTTTCCCTGTCAGTTCGTTTTGGAGCCACCATTCCTCGCTCTGAATGTGCAGTCAGGATTTCACTCTgtgtgtttttctctctcctcaggCATCCCAACGTTGCTGTATGGAATTGGCTCCTGGTTCTTTGCCCGTGTCACAGAGACCGTTCACACCAGCCATGGCCCGGTcaccatttattttctaaacaaaGAAGATGAAGGAGCCATGTACTGAACTGAATAGCTGTCCTCTGGTGGGTTCTGTGCTGCAAATATCTGCTGCCTTTGactaaaaaaaacctaaaaaatttggtttttataCTGTGTTCTCATACTCAGTGTGCTGTTTCAGGAAGCTGCCTG from the Zonotrichia leucophrys gambelii isolate GWCS_2022_RI chromosome 10, RI_Zleu_2.0, whole genome shotgun sequence genome contains:
- the C10H15orf61 gene encoding uncharacterized protein C15orf61 homolog isoform X1, which produces MRALLRRLHGAAVALLLWRGRAPSPARPAASEVLSQHLRQRRLPHWTSFCVKYSAVHNDQFGLSHFNWPVDGANYLVLRTGCFPFIKYHCSRAAPQDLALQDAFFTALKVLNAGIPTLLYGIGSWFFARVTETVHTSHGPVTIYFLNKEDEGAMY
- the C10H15orf61 gene encoding uncharacterized protein C15orf61 homolog isoform X2 codes for the protein MRALLRRLHGAAVALLLWRGRAPSPARPAASEVLSQHLRQRRLPHWTSFCVKYSAVHNDQFGLSHFNWPVDGANYLVLRTGCFPFIKYHCSRAAPQDLALQDAFFTALKASQRCCMELAPGSLPVSQRPFTPAMARSPFIF